The following coding sequences are from one Planctomycetaceae bacterium window:
- the trmB gene encoding tRNA (guanosine(46)-N7)-methyltransferase TrmB, whose protein sequence is MMKRTLKDYENVALSDDNIKGKLKLSNVFGRKNAVHIEVGSGKGTFLVGQAAAFPDINFLGIEWANKYYKYAVDRMGRRGLENVRMLRTDAAVFIAKHIRSSSIECFHIYFPDPWPKRAHHRRRFISQENVTQIIRCMKKNGLINIATDHEDYFHWMQNVFANFTNELTPVEFMKPAGAKENEYVGTNFERKYMKEKRNTYMLAYKKN, encoded by the coding sequence ATGATGAAAAGAACACTAAAAGACTATGAAAATGTCGCCCTTTCAGATGATAATATTAAGGGCAAATTAAAGCTGTCCAATGTTTTCGGACGTAAAAACGCCGTACATATCGAAGTCGGCTCCGGCAAAGGAACTTTCCTCGTCGGTCAGGCGGCGGCATTTCCCGACATCAATTTCCTCGGCATAGAATGGGCGAACAAATACTACAAATATGCCGTAGATAGAATGGGGCGAAGGGGCTTGGAGAATGTCCGTATGCTAAGAACAGACGCCGCCGTTTTTATCGCCAAACATATCCGCAGCTCCAGCATCGAGTGTTTTCATATTTATTTTCCAGACCCCTGGCCGAAACGCGCACATCACAGGCGAAGATTCATCAGCCAGGAAAACGTAACGCAAATAATCAGATGCATGAAAAAAAATGGTTTGATAAATATCGCAACTGACCATGAAGATTATTTTCACTGGATGCAAAATGTTTTCGCGAATTTCACTAACGAACTAACCCCTGTGGAATTTATGAAACCCGCAGGCGCAAAAGAAAATGAATATGTAGGGACAAACTTCGAGCGAAAGTATATGAAAGAGAAGAGAAATACCTATATGCTCGCATACAAGAAAAATTAA